From the Flavobacterium gyeonganense genome, the window TGAAAAAACAAGAACTCAGTTTTTTAAAGGAGTTGTTATTCAAAGAAGAGGTTCTGGTAACACAGAAACTTTTACTATTCGTAAAATGTCTGGATCAGTTGGTGTTGAGCGTATCTTCCCTGTAAACCTGCCAGCTTTACAAAAAATTGAAATCAACAAGAAAGGTGCTGTACGTAGAGCAAGAATTTTCTACTTCAGAGATCTTACTGGTAAAAAAGCTAAGATTAAAGATAAAAGAAGATAATCATTTATCTCTTTGTTATAAAAAACTCGTTTCAGGCAATCTGAAACGAGTTTTTTTTTAGGGCTATTTTTTGAAATACCAAAAACATAATTTTTTATTGTAAAAATCATTGATTTAATAATTTAAAGTCTGCGAAATAGTAATCTGTTAATTTCAGGATTTCTGCTCAAAACTACACCGTTTTCGCAGTGTTTTTACTATATTTGCTCCGCTCATTTTGAGCCAACTATACTTTGAAATTGCTGATTTCGGCAATACCAATCATAAAAAAAAAAATGACACAGAATTCAAAAATTTTTTACACCTTAACTGATGAGGCGCCATTATTAGCGACTTATTCTTTATTGCCTATTGTTCAGGCTTTTACTTCTACAGCCGGTATAGCAATTGAAACCAGGGACATTTCTTTGGCAGGAAGAATTTTATCTAATTTTCCTGAATCATTGACCGATGCTCAAAAAACAGGAGATGCATTGGCAGAATTGGGTCAGTTAGCAACTCAACCAGAAGCTAACATTATCAAATTGCCAAACATTTCAGCATCTGTACCACAATTAAAAGCTGCTATTGCTGAATTACAATCTCACGGATACAACGTACCAAATTATCCTGAAGATCCTCAAAATGATACTGAAAAAGAAATTAAAGCTAAATATGCAAAAGTATTAGGTTCTGCTGTTAACCCGGTTTTACGTGAAGGAAACTCTGACCGTAGAGCGCCAAGAGCGGTTAAAAACTTTGCAAAAGCAAACCCACACTCTATGGGTGCCTGGTCTGCTGACTCAAAAACTAAGGTTGCTTCTATGTCAGGCGGTGATTTCTACGGAAGTGAAAAATCTGTTACTGTTACTGAAGCTAATGATGTAAAAATTGAATTCGTAGCTAAAGACGGTACCGCTACTGTCCTTAAAGCAAGTACTCCACTAAAAGCGGGCGAAATTATCGACAGTTCTGTTTTAAGTGTAAGTAAATTAAAAGCTTTTGCTGCTGAAGCTATTGCTGAAGCTAAAAAAGAAGGTGTTTTGCTTTCTGTACACTTAAAAGCTACAATGATGAAAGTTTCAGATCCAATTATCTTTGGCGCTATCGTTGAAGTTTATTTTGCTGATCTTTTTAAAAAATACGCTTCTTTATTTGCTGAATTAAACGTTGACACAAGAAACGGTTTAGGTGACATCTACGCTAAAATTGCAGGAAGACC encodes:
- the rplS gene encoding 50S ribosomal protein L19, coding for MADLLKFVQNEFVAKKDFPDFGAGDTITVFYEIKEGEKTRTQFFKGVVIQRRGSGNTETFTIRKMSGSVGVERIFPVNLPALQKIEINKKGAVRRARIFYFRDLTGKKAKIKDKRR